In the genome of Triticum urartu cultivar G1812 chromosome 5, Tu2.1, whole genome shotgun sequence, one region contains:
- the LOC125509474 gene encoding fructose-bisphosphate aldolase-lysine N-methyltransferase, chloroplastic, with protein MAALHHLVLPPRLLSGHGPPPVLRFSRRPRPLLHLLPRAAAAATRASAAAATAVSAPSDAALQNFRRWLSSQGADTGSVAPAVVPEGLGLVAARDLPRGEVVAEVPKKLWLDADAVAASDLGRVCGSAGDLRPWVSVSLLILREAARGGDSLWAPYLAILPRQTDSTIFWSEEELLEIQGTQLLSTTTGVKEYVQSEFDNVEAEIINANKDLFPGTITFDDFLWAFGVLRSRVFPELRGDKLALIPFADLINHNGDITSKESCWEIKGKGFLGRDTVFSLRTPMEVKSGEQIYVQYDLDKSNAELALDYGFTEENSSRDSYTLTLEISESDPFYEDKLDIAELNGMGETAYFDVVLGESLPPQMITYLRLLCLGGTDAFLLEALFRNKVWEHLELPVSRDNEESICQVIQNACKSALAAYHTTIEEDEELLEREDLQSRQQIAIEVRVGEKKVLEQINDIFKEREQELDDLEYYQERRLKDLGFIGDNGDIIFWES; from the exons ATGGCAGCTCTCCACCACCTCGTCCTCCCGCCTCGGCTCCTCTCCGGCCACGGACCCCCTCCCGTCCTCCGCTTCTCCAGGAGGCCGAGGCCCCTCCTCCACCTGCTCCCGCGCGCGGCCGCCGCAGCCACAAGGGCATCGGCGGCAGCGGCGACGGCGGTGTCCGCGCCCTCGGACGCCGCGCTGCAGAACTTCCGTCGCTGGCTCTCTTCCCAGGGTGCAGACACGGGCTCGGTGGCTCCGGCGGTCGTGCCGGAGGGCCTCGGCCTCGTGGCGGCGCGGGACCTGCCCCGCGGCGAGGTCGTCGCCGAGGTGCCCAAGAAGCTCTGGTTGGACGCGGACGCCGTCGCCGCCTCCGACCTCGGCCGCGTCTGCGGCAGCGCCGGGGACCTCCGCCCGTGGGTCTCCGTCTCGCTGCTCATCCTCAGGGAGGCTGCGCGCGGAGGGGACTCGCTGTGGGCGCCCTACCTCGCCATCCTCCCGCGCCAGACCGACTCCACCATCTTCTG GTCAGAAGAAGAGCTCTTGGAGATACAAG GAACACAATTGCTGAGCACAACGACGGGTGTGAAAGAGTACGTGCAAAGCGAATTCGATAATGTTGAAGCTGAGATCATAAACGCGAATAAAGACCTTTTCCCTGGTACTATAACATTTGATGATTTTCTATGGGCATTCGGAGTACTAAGATCAAGGGTTTTCCCTGAGCTCCGTGGAGATAAGCTTGCCCTCATACCATTTGCTGATCTG ATAAATCACAATGGTGATATTACCTCAAAAGAATCCTGTTGGGAGATCAAAGGAAAGGGCTTTTTAGGCAGGGATACTGTGTTCTCTTTGCGAACGCCAATGGAGGTTAAATCTGGAGAACAG ATATATGTTCAGTATGACCTGGACAAGAGTAATGCTGAATTGGCACTTGACTATGGGTTCACTGAAGAAAACTCGTCAAGGGACTCGTATACTCTGACGCTGGAGATCTCTGAATCTGATCCCTTCTATGAAGACAAACTTGACATTGCAGAGCTAAACGGAATGGGGGAGACCGCATACTTCGATGTCGTCCTCGGTGAATCTCTTCCTCCTCAAATGATTACGTACCTACGATTACTTTGTCTTGGGGGAACAGACGCATTTCTCTTGGAAGCCCTCTTTAGAAATAAAGTTTGGGAGCACCTTGAACTGCCTGTGAGCCGTGACAACGAGGAATCAATATGCCAAGTCATCCAGAATGCCTGCAAATCTGCTCTTGCTGCTTACCACACCACCATAGAAGAG GATGAAGAGCTATTGGAGAGAGAAGATCTGCAATCAAGACAGCAAATTGCCATTGAAGTGAGAGTGGGTGAAAAGAAAGTACTGGAGCAAATCAATGATATTTTCAAGGAGAGGGAGCAAGAATTAGATGACCTTGAGTACTACCAGGAAAGGAGGCTCAAGGATCTTGGTTTTATTGGTGACAATGGTGACATTATTTTCTGGGAGTCCTAG
- the LOC125509473 gene encoding pentatricopeptide repeat-containing protein At5g61400-like, translated as MPLSPPLRLILSSRRRPLATRHRCLSSAAAAVAAATPATSRDRAAHLAAAVHGSAAAKNFAHAIRLTKSLVQASSPGARPGAAAFSALASSSTSPGPALGVLVIALSQMALHDEALSVFHRLPTLPALPACNAVLDVLVRAHRFDRVWKLFDEMLSRGMAPTVVTYNTLINACRHEGAVAKAREVWKQMAARRIGPNVVTYSTMISALCDEGCIAEAERLFLTMKQTGMRPNHYTYNALMSSHCKRDGVKRALTLYQELLKSGLVPNAVIFTTLIDGFFQVNRISDAKNIFLDMHRYGVAPTVPVYNSLIDGAFRSGDSQEALTVYEDMARLGLCPDEFTCSIIVRGLCSGGQVQVAARFLEAMQQSGVYLNAAAYNALIDEYCKNGDLAEALATCTIMSEVGIEPNVVTYSSLIDGHSKKGKMEIAMAIYTEMIAKGVEPNVLTYTALIHGHAKDGDINAAFRLQKEMAEKGISPNSVTVSVLVDGLCRENRIQDAVMIFMKHSGQKKHADIRTCLSNSTTEEDHSIPNSVTYMTLIYGLYLDGQYREAGKFFSCMRESGMVPDSFTYSLLIRGQCMLGYVLNAMMLYADMVKVGVKPMTVCPDIWSRDASNDLKTVET; from the coding sequence ATGCCACTCTCGCCACCACTCCGCCTCATCCtctcctcccgccgccggccccTCGCCACGCGCCACCGCTGCCtgtcctccgccgccgccgccgtagccgctGCCACCCCAGCCACCTCAAGGGACCGCGCCgcccacctcgccgccgccgtccacGGCTCGGCCGCGGCCAAGAACTTCGCGCACGCCATCCGTTTGACGAAATCCCTCGTCCAGGCCTCCTCCCCCGGCGCGCGCCCgggcgctgccgccttctccgcGCTCGCCTCCAGCTCCACCTCCCCTGGCCCCGCGCTCGGGGTGCTCGTCATCGCTCTCTCCCAGATGGCGCTCCACGACGAGGCGCTGTCCGTCTTCCACCGCCTGCCGACGCTGCCGGCGCTGCCCGCCTGCAACGCGgtcctcgacgtgctggtgagaGCCCACAGGTTCGACCGCGTCTGGAAGCTGTTCGACGAAATGCTGAGCCGGGGGATGGCGCCGACCGTGGTGACGTACAACACGCTCATCAACGCGTGCCGGCATGAGGGCGCTGTGGCCAAGGCTCGGGAGGTCTGGAAGCAGATGGCGGCGAGACGGATTGGTCCAAATGTGGTCACTTACTCGACGATGATATCCGCACTCTGTGACGAGGGCTGCATCGCCGAGGCTGAGCGGCTGTTCCTTACCATGAAGCAAACAGGGATGCGACCCAACCATTACACATACAATGCACTGATGAGCAGCCACTGCAAGAGAGATGGTGTCAAGAGGGCACTCACGTTGTACCAGGAACTGCTGAAGAGTGGTCTCGTTCCCAATGCTGTGATCTTTACAACGCTGATTGACGGTTTCTTCCAGGTGAACAGAATAAGTGATGCGAAAAATATTTTTCTTGACATGCACAGGTATGGAGTTGCTCCCACCGTGCCCGTGTACAACAGCTTGATTGATGGAGCTTTCAGGTCTGGTGATTCACAAGAAGCATTAACAGTTTATGAGGACATGGCTCGCCTAGGTTTGTGCCCAGATGAGTTCACCTGCAGCATAATTGTAAGAGGCCTCTGTTCGGGAGGTCAAGTGCAGGTAGCGGCCAGGTTTCTTGAAGCAATGCAGCAATCTGGTGTTTATCTTAATGCTGCTGCATACAACGCGCTAATTGATGAGTACTGCAAGAATGGAGATCTAGCTGAAGCCCTGGCAACATGCACAATAATGAGTGAGGTTGGAATTGAGCCAAATGTGGTGACCTACTCCTCCTTGATAGATGGGCATTCAAAGAAAGGGAAGATGGAAATAGCAATGGCTATATACACGGAGATGATAGCCAAAGGGGTTGAACCTAATGTGTTGACATACACGGCTCTGATTCATGGCCATGCCAAGGATGGTGACATCAATGCTGCTTTTAGGTTACAGAAGGAGATGGCGGAGAAAGGCATTTCTCCAAATTCAGTCACAGTGTCGGTTCTTGTTGATGGTCTCTGCAGAGAGAATAGGATTCAAGATGCAGTCATGATCTTCATGAAGCACTCAGGGCAGAAGAAGCATGCTGACATTCGTACCTGTTTATCGAACTCCACAACTGAGGAAGACCATTCAATCCCAAACAGTGTGACATACATGACCTTGATATATGGTCTTTATTTAGATGGCCAATACCGTGAAGCTGGTAAGTTCTTCTCTTGCATGAGAGAATCTGGTATGGTGCCTGATAGCTTCACTTACTCACTACTGATCCGTGGACAGTGCATGCTTGGCTATGTCTTGAATGCCATGATGCTCTATGCTGATATGGTTAAAGTCGGTGTTAAACCCATGACAGTCTGTCCTGACATTTGGTCAAGGGATGCATCAAATGATCTCAAAACTGTTGAAACATAA
- the LOC125509472 gene encoding peptidyl-prolyl cis-trans isomerase NIMA-interacting 4-like: protein MGKDGKGKEAKGKGKQAAGSSDDAGGAKGGKGKGKGGKGGDDLGTCTFVKARHVLCEKQGKINEAYKKLQEGWLDNGDKVPPAEFAKVAQEFSECPSGKKGGDLGWFPRGKMAGPFQEVAFNTPVGATSAPFKSTHGYHFILCEGRKN, encoded by the exons ATGGGGAAGGACGGGAAGGGGAAGGAGGCCAAGGGGAAGGGCAAGCAGGCGGCCGGCTCCTCCGACGACGCCGGAGGCGCCAAGGGAggcaagggcaagggcaagggcGGCAAGGGCGGCGACGACCTCGGCACCTGCACCTTCGTCAAAG CTAGGCACGTGTTGTGCGAGAAGCAGGGGAAGATCAATGAGGCGTACAAGAAGCTGCAGGAAGGCTGGTTGGACAACGGGGACAAGGTCCCTCCTGCTGAGTTTGCCAAG GTAGCCCAAGAATTCTCTGAATGCCCATCAGGAAAGAAAGGTGGGGATCTTGGATGGTTCCCGCGTGGCAAAATGGCTGGTCCTTTCCAGGAGGTTGCGTTTAACACACCTGTGGGAGCTACTAGTGCACCATTCAAGTCTAC GCACGGGTACCACTTCATCCTCTGCGAAGGCAGGAAGAACTGA